A genome region from Micromonospora inyonensis includes the following:
- a CDS encoding GNAT family N-acetyltransferase, translated as MTTPSDPVWRRHVDGFGEVTIRPVDPAADADLIHDWVTRERSRFWGMRDASRERVREIYAYVDSLTTHHAYLIHRDGRPVGLFQTYEPAADPVGECYEVRPGDFGIHLMVGPPDGGAEPGFTGTVLGAFLDFVLTDGSRRRIVAEPDARNDRAIARLVRAGFVPGPQVDLPDKRAQLLFLDVSDRAGSVGGPGQSAVRPSRQ; from the coding sequence GTGACGACACCTTCTGACCCGGTCTGGCGGCGGCACGTCGACGGCTTCGGGGAGGTGACGATCCGACCCGTCGACCCGGCCGCCGACGCCGACCTGATCCACGACTGGGTCACCCGGGAACGGTCCCGGTTCTGGGGCATGCGGGACGCCAGCCGGGAGCGGGTGCGCGAGATCTACGCCTACGTGGACTCGCTGACCACCCACCACGCGTACCTGATCCACCGGGACGGCCGCCCGGTGGGGCTCTTCCAGACGTACGAGCCGGCGGCCGACCCGGTGGGCGAGTGCTACGAGGTGCGCCCCGGCGACTTCGGCATCCATCTGATGGTCGGCCCGCCGGACGGCGGCGCCGAGCCGGGCTTCACCGGCACCGTGCTGGGCGCGTTCCTCGACTTCGTCCTGACCGACGGGTCCCGGCGGCGGATCGTCGCCGAGCCGGACGCCCGTAACGACCGGGCCATCGCCCGGCTGGTCCGCGCGGGCTTCGTCCCCGGCCCGCAGGTCGACCTGCCGGACAAACGCGCCCAACTCCTCTTCCTGGACGTTTCCGACCGGGCCGGCTCGGTCGGGGGCCCGGGTCAGTCGGCGGTGCGGCCCAGCCGCCAGTAG
- a CDS encoding siderophore-interacting protein encodes MPSTLSVAPWRVFAVEVRALRRLSPSFLRVTFAGPDLDRFADNGYDQRIKVALPRTGETVAELPYGPDWYQQWRTLPEEARCHIRTYTVRAVRQDVQEVDVDLVLHGVGGPATRWARRARLGDRLALVGPDAGYDGVHGGVEFRPPAVGTLLLAGDETAAPAICAILERLPADARGHALIEVPDTRDVLPVTAPSGVTVTWLPRIGAAHGSRLAPAVAALSGEVLPAVRPALALAGGVTAAPAGSLAEVDVDRDILWEVPDVPPAAPLYAWLAGEAAMIRGLRRHLVTERGLDRSAVAFMGYWRLGRTAD; translated from the coding sequence ATGCCGAGCACCCTCTCCGTCGCGCCCTGGCGCGTCTTCGCCGTCGAGGTCCGTGCGCTGCGCCGGCTCAGCCCGTCGTTCCTGCGGGTCACCTTCGCCGGCCCGGACCTCGACCGGTTCGCCGACAACGGGTACGACCAGCGGATCAAGGTGGCGCTGCCGCGCACCGGGGAGACGGTGGCCGAGTTGCCGTACGGCCCCGACTGGTACCAGCAGTGGCGGACACTGCCCGAGGAGGCGCGCTGCCACATCCGTACGTACACGGTCCGGGCGGTCCGGCAGGACGTCCAGGAGGTGGACGTCGACCTGGTGCTGCACGGCGTCGGCGGACCGGCCACCCGGTGGGCGCGACGGGCCCGGCTCGGTGACCGGCTCGCCCTGGTCGGCCCGGACGCCGGTTACGACGGGGTGCACGGCGGCGTCGAGTTCCGGCCCCCGGCGGTCGGGACGCTGCTGCTCGCCGGGGACGAGACCGCCGCACCGGCGATCTGCGCCATCCTGGAGCGGCTGCCGGCCGACGCCCGTGGTCACGCCCTGATCGAGGTGCCCGACACCCGTGACGTCCTGCCGGTGACCGCTCCGTCCGGGGTGACCGTGACCTGGCTGCCCCGGATCGGCGCGGCCCACGGCAGCCGGCTCGCCCCGGCCGTGGCGGCGCTGTCCGGGGAAGTGCTGCCGGCCGTCCGGCCCGCTCTCGCGCTGGCCGGCGGGGTCACCGCGGCACCGGCCGGTTCGCTGGCCGAGGTGGATGTCGACCGGGACATCCTCTGGGAGGTGCCGGACGTGCCCCCCGCCGCCCCGCTCTACGCCTGGCTGGCCGGTGAGGCGGCGATGATCCGGGGACTGCGCCGGCACCTGGTCACCGAACGGGGACTCGACCGGAGCGCGGTGGCCTTCATGGGCTACTGGCGGCTGGGCCGCACCGCCGACTGA
- a CDS encoding iron ABC transporter permease, producing MSQLSAPVRSGSATQPTPTGPLAPTRVVTAFVVATALLLVVTAVHLTQGTSTVGALDLLRLLTGSDDEAARVLVASRIPRMLAGLAVGVALGFAGAALQSLARNPLASPDTLAVNAGAHLAIVGVAAFGISLPALPAGGLAFCGGLVAAGLVMALATGGQAATTRLILAGSATALALNSFTMLLMLLFEQATIGLFAWGNGSLVQADLTAFTQLAPVIGIAVALLVALGHRMDVLALGDDTATVLGLDVRRTRLVVILLAVLLSAAAVTLAGPIGFVGLCAPVIVRLLGRMVPGVHRHRVLLPLSGIVGVLIVLGSDVLLRAVLGGQAGVDVPTGVVTTLFGAVLMVWLARRYRDAGPTRRPPGGHAAVRSRSFHLGVVATAAAVTVGAVVLGMLAGDTWVLLGDVVNWVQGRTGPAYTFVLDQRWPRVAAALLAGAALAVAGTTVQAVCRNPLAEPGILGITGGAGIGAVALLTFVPLAGVAAISGAAGLGALLAFALVYGLARYGGLSSDRLVLIGFGVWQGGTAVITFIIVTSDPWNTGKALTWLSGSTYGRTGPQVLPVAIALLLSIPAVVAARRELDLLSLDDDTPRVLGVRLERTRLLALGAAALLTSTAVSAVGVIGFVGLVAPHAARALVGGRHSRVLPVAVLLGAALVSLADTLGRTVIAPAQVPAGLVTAMIGTPYFVWLLWRSRGAATGPR from the coding sequence TTGAGCCAGCTCAGCGCCCCCGTCAGGTCGGGGTCGGCCACGCAGCCGACCCCGACCGGACCACTCGCTCCCACCCGGGTCGTCACCGCCTTCGTCGTCGCCACCGCCCTGCTTCTGGTGGTCACGGCGGTGCACCTCACCCAGGGCACCTCCACCGTCGGCGCGCTCGACCTGCTGCGCCTGCTCACCGGGTCGGACGACGAGGCGGCCCGGGTGCTGGTCGCCTCCCGGATCCCCCGCATGCTCGCCGGGCTGGCCGTCGGTGTCGCGCTCGGTTTCGCCGGAGCCGCGCTCCAGTCGCTGGCCCGCAACCCGCTGGCCTCCCCGGACACCCTCGCGGTCAACGCGGGGGCGCACCTGGCCATCGTCGGTGTGGCCGCGTTCGGCATCTCCCTGCCCGCCCTCCCGGCGGGCGGTCTGGCCTTCTGCGGCGGCCTCGTGGCGGCCGGGCTGGTGATGGCGCTGGCCACCGGCGGTCAGGCCGCCACGACCCGGCTGATCCTCGCCGGCTCGGCCACCGCGCTCGCCCTGAACTCGTTCACCATGCTGCTGATGCTCCTGTTCGAGCAGGCCACCATCGGCCTGTTCGCCTGGGGCAACGGCTCGCTGGTGCAGGCCGACCTGACGGCGTTCACCCAGCTCGCCCCGGTGATCGGGATCGCCGTCGCGCTGCTGGTGGCGCTCGGGCACCGGATGGACGTGCTCGCCCTCGGCGACGACACCGCCACCGTGCTCGGGCTGGACGTCCGGCGCACCCGGCTCGTGGTGATCCTCCTCGCCGTCCTGCTCTCCGCCGCCGCGGTGACCCTGGCCGGGCCGATCGGCTTCGTCGGGCTCTGCGCGCCGGTGATCGTCCGGCTGCTCGGCCGGATGGTGCCCGGGGTGCACCGGCACCGGGTCCTGCTGCCGCTCTCCGGCATCGTCGGCGTGCTCATCGTGCTCGGCTCGGACGTGCTGCTGCGGGCCGTGCTCGGCGGCCAGGCCGGCGTGGACGTGCCGACCGGCGTGGTCACCACGCTTTTCGGCGCGGTGCTGATGGTCTGGCTGGCCCGCCGCTACCGGGACGCCGGCCCCACCCGCCGGCCCCCGGGCGGGCACGCCGCCGTCCGCTCCCGCTCCTTCCACCTCGGCGTGGTGGCCACCGCCGCCGCGGTGACCGTCGGGGCGGTGGTACTCGGCATGCTCGCCGGGGACACCTGGGTCCTGCTCGGCGACGTGGTCAACTGGGTGCAGGGGCGCACCGGACCGGCGTACACCTTCGTGCTGGACCAGCGCTGGCCCCGGGTCGCGGCGGCGCTGCTGGCCGGCGCGGCGCTCGCGGTCGCCGGCACCACCGTGCAGGCGGTCTGCCGTAACCCGCTCGCCGAGCCGGGCATCCTCGGCATCACCGGCGGGGCCGGCATCGGCGCGGTGGCGCTGCTGACCTTCGTCCCACTGGCCGGGGTCGCGGCCATCTCCGGTGCGGCCGGGCTCGGCGCGCTCCTGGCGTTCGCCCTGGTCTACGGCCTGGCCCGGTACGGCGGCCTGAGTTCCGACCGACTGGTGCTGATCGGTTTCGGGGTGTGGCAGGGCGGCACTGCCGTCATCACCTTCATCATCGTCACCTCCGACCCGTGGAACACCGGCAAGGCGTTGACCTGGCTCTCCGGCTCCACCTACGGCCGGACCGGTCCGCAGGTGCTCCCGGTGGCGATCGCGCTGCTGCTGAGCATCCCGGCCGTCGTCGCGGCCCGGCGGGAACTCGACCTGCTGTCGTTGGACGACGACACGCCCCGGGTGCTCGGCGTCCGGCTGGAGCGCACCCGGCTGCTCGCCCTCGGCGCGGCGGCGCTGCTCACCTCGACCGCCGTCAGCGCGGTCGGTGTGATCGGCTTCGTCGGGCTGGTCGCCCCGCACGCCGCACGGGCCCTGGTCGGTGGCCGGCACTCGCGGGTGCTACCGGTCGCCGTGCTGCTCGGCGCGGCCCTGGTCAGCCTCGCCGACACCCTCGGCCGCACGGTCATCGCCCCCGCCCAGGTGCCCGCCGGCCTGGTCACCGCCATGATCGGCACCCCCTACTTCGTCTGGTTGCTGTGGCGCTCGCGCGGCGCGGCGACCGGTCCCCGATGA